One segment of Toxoplasma gondii ME49 chromosome VI, whole genome shotgun sequence DNA contains the following:
- a CDS encoding ankyrin repeat-containing protein (encoded by transcript TGME49_244060) — MGSAQSASAFELLETDEAELLRSSSPPLLRGKQAAACRSQLGAAACNDLPAGRFEKRPENVKLLPLAASTQPAKNARAMGAQASRLRGDGQQELRVSGVKSKRVPRSFAGDLRKAAKSRRPASVAELLHQHPEVTRSGLLFSGDSECLAVMSEVISNRSPALLSAFFRNGACTPEQIWPSDGPAGQGLSLSDLFSPDILNDASKGTAPSSNLPTACASASPAPSSNAFSGSSSAASPCVDAPASNQYTYVYLPAPPNEKGTGTASVCLGEATRSSQDPSSSSFSSPCMVFGGTRLSWSERKSGARRDSQEGKRILRSLFHQRGLRFGDVVLLDGDSKCISTMLEFVRRPSLFLVVAAAAASADVVEALLRKGANPNRVVHGFSPLNVAASSSQSPHRKVDLLLRYGAAPDYPLLPVASHAVRQAVTSSPAASARSVPTVADSEDLPALMHAVITGDLGLAELLLQQGADPNIFVESLGLPTPLFQAVFWGDLKMVELLCAYGADLQIVKQNGETVFETSNRALKFSLLRKPRHIAQLPLPRVSPARCRQIHRALDDCRLAAAGGRSVSTVEAEVPGGQQPRGGFRVAWESRVVSAKRDRSPSPEKQQRGESKPSSATVDETPTEATTSSDRPVDPCTELRDTVAALRRESDEADIQVLSKRSQSSSSLPCRHPVSPASTAASPPRACVSNQESLSASCERPRRPVDDATHGGRRDGDSEKNSDAASRKPTTLWQSTGNAKQSQTQEPHGAREAKATLAANETLQTKERTLWRAESLQSVPPLPSHRRSQKKGTKKTEEQAEARDASRTDTPPRGFGKGLSLSYSLRDDGSFFVEEI, encoded by the exons ATGGGTTCCGCGCAGAGTGCTTCTGCCTTTGAGCTCTTGGAGACTGACGAAGCGGAACTCCTcaggtcttcttctccccctctgcTGCGCGGCAAGCAGGCGGCTGCGTGTCGATCCCAGCTCGgcgcggctgcatgcaacgactTGCCAGCTGGCAGGTTCGAGAAGCGACCTGAAAATGTGAAGCTTCTGCCGCTGGCTGCGTCCACGCAGCCTGCGAAAAACGCGCGAGCGATGGGGGCGCAGGCCTCGAGACTGAGAGGCGACGGACAACAGGAGCTCCGAGTGTCTGGAGTGAAGAGCAAACGCGTTCCACGATCTTTCGCAGGAGACCTGAGGAAGGCTGCCAAAAGCAGGCGGCCTGCCAGTGTCGCAGAGCTCCTGCATCAACACCCGGAAGTCACT AGAAGCGGCTTGTTGTTTTCAGGAGACTCGGAGTGTCTGGCGGTGATGAGTGAGGTGATTTCCAACCGCAGTCCagcgcttctttctgcgtttttccggaacggtgcatgcacgcccGAACAGATTTGGCCGAGCGACGGACCCGCCGGCCAGgggctgtctctctcggacTTGTTTTCTCCCGACATTTTAAACGATGCCTCCAAAGGCACTGCGCCTTCTAGCAATCTccccactgcatgcgcgtctgcttctccagctccCTCTTCGAACGCGTTTTCTGGGTCGTCGAGTGCAGCCTCGCCTTGCGTCGACGCACCCGCCTCGAACCAGTACACCTACGTGTATCTGCCGGCTCCTCCGAACGAGAAAGGCACCGGGACGGCGTCTGTTTGCCTCGGGGAAGCTACAAGAAGTTCTCAAGATCCAAGTTCaagttccttctcctcgccgtgCATGGTCTTTGGTGGCACGCGGTTATCCTGGAGTGAAAGGAAGTCAGGGGCGCGTCGAGACAGCCAGGAAGGAAAGCGCATTCTTCGCTCGCTCTTTCATCAGCGAGGCCTCCGGTTCGGCGATGTTGTTCTTCTTGATGGAGACTCAAAGTGTATCTCCACCATGCTCGAATTCGTCCGGCGGCCGA GCCTCTTCCTCGTAGTGGCTGCAGCGGCGGCGAGTGCAGACGTCGTCGAGGCTCTTCTCCGGAAAGGCGCAAATCCCAACCGAGTCGTG CATGGCTTCAGCCCACTAAAcgtcgcggcttcttcgtcgcagTCTCCACACAGAAAAGTGGACCTGCTGCTGCGCTACGGAGCTGCGCCTGACTATCCCCTTCTCCCAGTCgcctcgcatgcagtccgaCAGGCTGTGACGTCTTCTCCAGCGGCGTCTGCACGGTCTGTACCGACGGTCGCCGACTCCGAGGACTTGCCGGCTctgatgcatgcagtcatCACTGGAGATCTGGGCCTC gCAGAACTTCTTCTGCAACAAGGCGCGGATCCGAACATTTTCGTGGAGTCCCTGGGGCTCCCAACTCCTCTCTTCCAGGCTGTCTTTTGGGGAGATTTGAAGATGGTCGAGCTGCTCTGCGCCTACGGAGCGGACCTGCAGATTGTGAAGCAA aacggCGAAACGGTGTTCGAGACGTCCAACCGGGCTCTGAaattctctctccttcgaaaGCCTAGACACATTGCTCAACTGCCTCTTCCGCGAGTCTCACCTGCAAGATGTCGTCAGATTCATCGCGCTCTCG ACGACTGTCGCCTGGCGGCGGCTGGAGGCCGAAGTGTCTCCACGGTCGAGGCCGAGGTTCCTGGGGGCCAACAGCCTCGCGGGGGGTTTCGCGTAGCCTGGGAGAGTCGTGTGGTTtccgcgaagagagacagaagtccCTCTCCAGAAAAGCAACAAAGAGGCGAATCGAAGCCAAGTTCAGCGACTGTCGACGAAACGCCGACGGAGGCGACGACTTCCTCAGATCGACCTGTAGACCCATGCACTGAACTCAGAGACACGGTGGCGGCGCTACGCAGGGAGAGTGACGAGGCGGATATCCAGGTTCTCTCCAAACGTTCccagtcgtcttcttcacttccctGTCGACATCCGGTCTCGCCAGCCTCGACGGCGGCGTCGCCGCCGCGAGCTTGTGTCTCGAATCAAGagagtctctctgcttcctgcgAAAGGCCGCGAAGGCCAGTTGACGACGCGACCCATGGAGGGCGGAGGGACGGCGACTCGGAAAAGAACAGCGACGCGGCGTCGAGGAAGCCGACGACTCTGTGGCAGTCGACTGGCAACGCGAAGCAGTCGCAAACGCAAGAGCCGCATGGAGCGAGGGAAGCAAAGGCGACGCTTGCAGCGAACGAAACGCTtcagacgaaagagagaactctGTGGAGAGCAGAAAGTCTCCAGTCGGTGCCGCCGCTTCCCTCTCATCGAAGGTCGCAAAAAaagggaacgaagaaaacggaggaacaGGCCGAGGCCAGAGACGCAAGTCGCACAGACACTCCGCCCCGGGGGTTTGGAAAgggactctctctctcatacAGTCTCAGGGATGACGGATCGTTTTTCGTCGAGGAAATCTag
- a CDS encoding hypothetical protein (encoded by transcript TGME49_244070), producing MSPLGNEQRHTVAVPSDSLRGQLRSRLKRRKLDVVRPSRVDWLGGAARAAPGVVETAFLVGRMEASREILAHAFRICRAHERQQSMLQSTSTGDLDSGQRLRAGDSSPTSAQDQCRKLGVLGSRKRAPCLFVDLSTNEFVTNRVVHRGDAPYRARFSDEHTRLAQLATGPALADSREHDRSYQRGGGVKKVRLCGNNLCLCL from the coding sequence ATGAGTCCTCTGGGGAATGAGCAGCGCCACACAGTCGCTGTGCCTTCCGATTCCCTTCGTGGGCAGCTACGTTCCCGCCTAAAACGCAGAAAATTGGACGTCGTCCGGCCAAGTCGCGTGGACTGGCTGGGAGGCGCTGCTAGAGCTGCGCCAGGCGTCGTCGAGACGGCTTTCCTTGTCGGCAGAATGGAGGCAAGCAGGGAAATCCTCGCCCACGCTTTTCGCATATGTCGTGCTCACGAAAGACAGCAAAGTATGCTGCAAAGTACGTCCACAGGCGACTTGGATTCAGGTCAGCGCTTGCGCGCCGGCGACTCGAGTCCGACGTCTGCGCAAGACCAGTGCAGAAAACTGGGCGTCCTCGGCAGCCGGAAGAGAGCGCCTTGCTTGTTTGTAGATTTGTCGACCAACGAATTCGTGACAAATCGTGTCGTCCATAGAGGCGACGCCCCTTATcgcgcgcgtttctcggATGAACATACCAGACTTGCGCAACTAGCCACCGGTCCCGCCCTCGCAGACTCTCGAGAACACGATAGATCGTACCAGCGGGGAGGCGGTGTGAAAAAGGTTCGTTTGTGTGGCAACAActtgtgtttgtgtctgtgA
- a CDS encoding hypothetical protein (encoded by transcript TGME49_244080~Signal peptide predicted by SignalP 2.0 HMM (probability 0.739) with cleavage site probability 0.600 at residue 40~Predicted trans-membrane domain (TMHMM2.0):20-40) — translation MCISGRTKGEFSTMASPAPAIPFLICFSISCFLFVVSVDARSAAGETLRFHSDAVPADLLPQHRKLSSSPLSPPSSSSFLSLPSSSSSSVASSLRRLSGVRSGVETKGQFPQGPSTSREKHQAFQEIKTSGVTQMRQLSFSRSLPVSRSTLSLSTHSAGPPSSVSSHLSPAASFSPLPPHTPQVSPSGPRTPPALVQLQGAPAFSGQLGSGVDLMPDSEEDISIMPNCMFYSSYAGSCIPGAAHSPCRYCRAKQFSGLYGAAQCPSFLSFPPELQALYRWRITPAKRSRVKGWTDELVCVVEKTQVADQMQMQVNQSASEAAVRASMPAAGFAAGPSPFVNPYAFSQALPSVHAGTASLFSVSLAFLASALTLLKS, via the exons ATGTGTATCTCAGGAAGGACGAAAGGCGAGTTCTCGACGATGGCTTCTCCTGCCCCCGCGATTCCTTTTTTGATTTGTTTTTCTATTTcatgttttcttttcgtggTATCTGTTGATGCCCGTTCTGCAGCCGGTGAAACCCTCCGGTTTCACAGTGATGCGGTCCCCGCTGACCTGCTGCCGCAACACAGAaaactttcttcttctcctttgtctcctccttcctcctcttcttttttgtctcttccttcgtcttcctcgtcttctgtcgcgtcgTCTCTTCGAAGACTCTCAGGTGTGCGTTCCGGTGTAGAGACGAAAGGTCAGTTTCCCCAGGGGCCTTCGACGAGCAGGGAGAAGCACCAGGCCTTCCAAGAAATCAAGACCAGTGGTGTCACACAGATGAGGcagttgtctttttctcgctctctcccggTCTCGCGTTcgactttgtctctttcgacTCACTCCGCTGGGCCGCCTTCCTCGGTCTCTTCTCACCTCTCTCCTgcggcttccttctctccactgccCCCTCACACCCCACAAGTGTCTCCATCGGGTCCTCGCACACCGCCGGCGCTCGTTCAGCTGCAAGGCGCTCCTGCCTTCAGTGGACAGCTAGGCTCTGGCGTCGACCTCATGCCTGACTCTGAAGAAGATATCAGCATCATGCCGAATTGCATGTTCTACTCTTCCTACGCTGGAAGTTGTATTCCAGGTGCTGCCCACTCACCATGCAG atACTGCCGAGCGAAACAGTTTTCCGGTCTGTACGGAGCTGCTCAGT GTCCATCAttcctttcgtttcctcctgaACTGCAGGCGCTGTACCGTTGGCGCATCACCCCCGCGAAACGTTCTCGCGTAAAAGGCTGGACGGACGAACTCGTTTGTGtggtggagaaaacgcaagtGGCTGACCAGATGCAAATGCAAGTGAATCAGAGTGCCTCCGAGGCAGCTGTCCGAGCCTCCATGCCCGCTGCTGGATTCGCTGCAGGCCCTTCTCCCTTTGTCAATCCCTATGCCTTCAGTCAGGCTTTACcttcggtgcatgcaggcactgcgagtctcttttccgtttccctcgcgttcctcgcttctgcaCTGACTCTCCTAAAGTCTTAG